The DNA sequence CAGCCAGGGGCCGCCCCGCACGAATCCGGCCACACCAGCGAACGCCGGCACACTGGCCACGACGCGCCGCCGCAGGCCCTGTGCGAGCAGCCAGTCGTCGACGTCGAGCGTGCGCCGCGGGGCGTCGTGCACGACGGTGACATGGTCGCTGGCGAGGTAGTCGGCCTCGGTCTGCGGTGCCGCGCAGCACTCGGGATCGTGGAAAACGCGGTACTGGTCGTCGAACAGGCGCCGCTGCAGGATGTCGGTGGCCTCGGGCGGGCGCGGCGTGAGCACGAGCGCGCAGGTCTCGTCGCGCAGCAGGGCCGCCTGCGGCGCGCCGGACGGAATCACCCGCAGCGCCAGGCCCGGCGCTTCGGCCCGCAGGCGGCGCAACAGCGGCGGCAGCAGCACGTCGCGCTGCAGGTCGTTCGCGGCAATGGTGAGCGTGGTGTCCAGCCGTGCCGGATCGAAGGCACCCGCGGTGCGGAAGGCGTGCAGCTGGTCGAGCAGGCGCCGCGCCCGTTCGACCAGCAGATCGGCATGCACGGTTGGCGCGATGCCGCGGCCACTCTTGACGAACAGCGGGTCGCCGACGATGGCGCGCAGCTTGTCGAGCAGGTGGCTCACGGCCGACTGCGTCAC is a window from the Sphaerotilus montanus genome containing:
- a CDS encoding LysR family transcriptional regulator, with the translated sequence MDHHDLDGQLLRLLVAVHEEGSVTRAAARLGVTQSAVSHLLDKLRAIVGDPLFVKSGRGIAPTVHADLLVERARRLLDQLHAFRTAGAFDPARLDTTLTIAANDLQRDVLLPPLLRRLRAEAPGLALRVIPSGAPQAALLRDETCALVLTPRPPEATDILQRRLFDDQYRVFHDPECCAAPQTEADYLASDHVTVVHDAPRRTLDVDDWLLAQGLRRRVVASVPAFAGVAGFVRGGPWLVTAPGRLRDGVLRGLADAPVPVSAPLPPLAMFMVWHLRHQQDPLHRWLRQTLVEVASTVSAQPGRPQG